The DNA sequence ACACCAGCACCGTCCGGTGCTCCGGGTCGGTGATCACCGCGCCGCCGCGGTCCCGGTAGACCAGCTCGCCGTCCACGTCGATCTCCACGATCGCGCCGACCTCGGCCAACTGGTCCTCGTCCAGGTCGACCAGCCGCTCCACCCGGGACGGCACGACCCGGTACACCGGCCAGTTCAGGTGCGCGTACGTGCGGTGGAAGTCGGCCAGCAGGTGCGCCATCTGCTGCTGCCACGGCAGCGGCATCGCCTCGACCAGCGACCGCGGCAGCACCGCGTACGACTGGTCGGTGCCCGGCGGCCGGGTGTTGAGGTAGTCCCGCGTGGGCGTGCTCGACGCGGGCGGCCCGGCGTGCCGCTGGATGGGTTCGTGGTTGAACACCGTCGTGCCTCCCTACACGCCCGGCCGAACGGCCAGCGGCATCAACTCGTGGTAGTCCCAGTTGATCTTGCTGATCTTCACCACGTCACCGGTCTGCGGCGCGTGGATGTACTCGTCGCCGCCCAGGTACATGGCGACGTGGTGGACCGTGACCGGGTTGGCCGGGTTGGTGGCCCAGAAGATCAGGTCACCGGCCTTGGCCTCGCGCACCGGCAGGTACGCGCCACCGGACATGTACTGGTCGTTCGCCACGCGCGGGATCTTCACCCCGGCCGCCGCGAACGCCTTGACCAGGATGCCGGAGCAGTCCCACGCGTCCGGGCCGTTGCCGCCCCACAGGTACGGCTCACCGAGCTGCTGCTTGGTGAACTCGATCGCGGTGCCCGCCGCGTTGGACGCCAGCAGGAAGTCGCCGACGCTCTCCCCGCACCCGGCCGGGTCGCTGACGTCGCCCTCCTTGCTGATCAGGAACGCGGCCATGGCCTCCCAGTTGTGGTACCGGTCGGGGAACGCCGACCGCTCCACGTCCTGGGCCGAGTCGCCCGGCCGCTGCTCCTCCCAGTCCGGCAGCTTGAGCAGCACGTCGTAGAACTTGTTGATCGCGTACTCGGGGTCGGTGACCTCTTCCGGCGAGCCCCAGCCCATCGACGGGCGCATCTGGAAGATGCCCAGCGAGTCCCGGTCGCCGTAGTCCAGGCTGCGCAGCCCCGACTCGGTCATGCCCGCCTGGATCGCGATCTGCCACGCCAGCGGCGGCAGCTCGCGCTTGCGGCCGATGGAGATGATGTTGGCGACGGTCGTGCGCTGCTCCTCGGTGAGCCGTTCGGCCTCCCGGCGCCCCTTCTCCTCACCGCCACCGCCCCAGGGTCCGAGCGAGGCGTTGCAGCTCGCCATCCGGATGCCGGCGGCTCCCTCGGTCGGGGTGTTCTCCTTGAGCACGGTGGACACGCCGTTGGTGACGGTCACCGCCACCACGGCCACCACCGCGACGACCGCGATCCCGATCTTGAGCATGTCACCCCACCTTGGTCCAGTCGGTCACGACCCAACCCTCGGGCAGCTTCGCCACCGTGACGATCAGCCTGCCGTCCTCGAGCTTCGCCTCGAACTCCGCCGAATCGGTGAACGACTTGATCGGCTTGACGGCCTCGTCGACCACCGCCGGCACGTTCGCCGGGTCGACGGACTGCAACCGCGGGAACATCTCGTCCGACGTGTGCTCCTCGAGCCCGGCCAACCACTGCTCCTTGGTGGTCTTGCCGGGCTCGAAGCGGCTGAACGCGTCCACCCACATGTCGGCGCGCAGCTGCGCGTTGACGTTGACCGGCGCCGAGGTGGGCGCGGCCGTGGGGCTCGGTGCCTTGGTCGGCAGCGGGGTGGAGGTCACCGTGGGCAGCACCCCGACCTGGTTGCCGCCGCCGCTGCCGGTCGTGGCGGTGGACGTGGTGCCCGCCGCGCCGCCGCCCGGCCGCGGCTTGATCGCGTTCGGGATGACCACGCTGATCGTCGTGACCAGGACGACCACCCCGACGATCGTCGTCACCAGGTGCCGGGGCGAGCGCAAGGGCCAGCCCCACAGGCGTCGGTACACGGCCGCCCGGCCGCGATTGGTTCGGATCGGCATCAGCTGTCCCTGACCTCAAGCCCGCGTGACGGCCGGTAGATCACGTGGACCTGCCGTCCCGCCACGACCTCCGTCTCGGCGCGCCGCGGCCCCGGCACCGGGGTCGGCGCGTCGGCCACCCGCCCGTTGACCCGTGACGGCACCAGCACCGCGTCGTCCAGCCGGTCGTAGTTCCGGTCGGCGATGGGCGGCGCGTCGACCACCCTGGACCGCCCGGACGGCAACGCCGCCGGCCCGCCGTACCCCCCGCCGGGCAACGCCACCGCACCGTTCCCGCCCACGCCCGAGCCCAGCTCGCGCACGCTGTTCCCGTTGCGGTCCAACCGCTGCGCGCTCGCCGCCACGGGATTGGCCGCCTCGGGCCGCACCCTGCGCCGGTCCCGCTGCGGCACCTCGACCCCGTCCGGATCGGTGTCCCGCACGGTGTCCCAGAACTCCTCCTGCGGCGAGGGGCCTTCCTTCTTCTTGCGCAACTTGGACAGGATTCCGCCGCGCATGGGCAGCGCGTTGCCGACCGAGCCGACCGACATCTCGACCATCTGCCACATCCGGCGCATCGGCTTGGCGGCGATGAAGAGGACCACCGTCAGCATCAGCCCGAGCAGCGTCCTGGCCAGCAACGACAACCCGGTCGCGCCGAAGATCGCCTGCAGCAGCCACGCGTGCACGCCCGCCAGCACCGCCAGCAGCAGCACGTTGAACACCGTCACGGCCACCGCGCGGGCGACCTTGCGCAGCAGGTCGTGGTGGATCAACGCGACCAGGCCGATGAGCGGGCCGGCCAGCGTGAGCACCCGCAGCAGCAGCTGCGCCAGCAGCACGGCGGCCTTCGCGAACAGCTGGAACAGCGAGAACGCGACGGCTTGCAGCAGCGACAGGAACCCGGCGCCGGTGCGGCCGCCGTCGTCGCCGCTGAAGTAGCCCTTCGTCGGGCCAAGCTGCGCGTAGATGTTCTTGTACTCGGCCTTCTTGGCGTCCAGCGCGGCCTGGTCGCCGTCCTTGTGCTCGGCCAACTCCTGCACCGTCCACGCCTGGGCGGCCAGCAGCCGGGGACCGAACTGCGCCGCCTGCGGCGCCTCGGGCGTGCCGAACTCGCCGCGCAACCAGCTCTGGTAGACGACGGTGTCGTGCAGCCGCGACGGCAGCACG is a window from the Saccharothrix saharensis genome containing:
- a CDS encoding C40 family peptidase, which encodes MLKIGIAVVAVVAVVAVTVTNGVSTVLKENTPTEGAAGIRMASCNASLGPWGGGGEEKGRREAERLTEEQRTTVANIISIGRKRELPPLAWQIAIQAGMTESGLRSLDYGDRDSLGIFQMRPSMGWGSPEEVTDPEYAINKFYDVLLKLPDWEEQRPGDSAQDVERSAFPDRYHNWEAMAAFLISKEGDVSDPAGCGESVGDFLLASNAAGTAIEFTKQQLGEPYLWGGNGPDAWDCSGILVKAFAAAGVKIPRVANDQYMSGGAYLPVREAKAGDLIFWATNPANPVTVHHVAMYLGGDEYIHAPQTGDVVKISKINWDYHELMPLAVRPGV